A section of the Meles meles chromosome 8, mMelMel3.1 paternal haplotype, whole genome shotgun sequence genome encodes:
- the NPAS4 gene encoding neuronal PAS domain-containing protein 4 isoform X3 translates to MLIHLEPTGRETLFLQLSVPHWNQDLVLVLALALLHSSWPCSRAVMLRTWPYWTSPRVAESGDIQAEMVVRLQAKPGGWAWIYCLLYSEGPEGPITANNYPISDTEAWSLRQQLNSENTQAAYVLGNPTMLPSFPENILSQEQCSSPNPLFTPALGVPRSTNFPSAPELGAASTSEELPQPPKELGFSYLAFPSGSQPSLQADLSKDLVCTPPYTPHQPGGCAFLFSLHEPFQTHLSTPSSSLQEQLTPSTATFSDQLTPSSATFPDPLTSPLQGQLTETSARSYEDQLTPCTSAFPDQLLPSTATFPESLGSPAHEQLTPPSTAFQAHLNSPSQTFPEQLSPNPTKTYFTQEGCSFLYEKLPPSPSSPGNGDCTLLALAQLRGPLSVDVPLVPEGLLTPEASPVKQSFFHYSEKEQNEIDRLIQQISQLAQGMDRPFSAEAGTGGLEPLGGLEPLDSNLSLPGAGPPVLSLDLKPWKCQELDFLADPDNIFLEETPVEDIFMDLSTPDPNGEWSSGDPEAAVPGGASPPCNNLSPEDHSFLEDLATYETAFETGVSAFPYDGFTDELHQLQSQVQDSFHEDGSGGEPTF, encoded by the exons TGGCTGAAAGTGGAGATATTCAGGCAGAGATGGTCGTGAGACTGCAGGCCAAGCCTGGAGGCTGGGCATGGATTTATTGCCTGCTATACTCAGAAGGTCCAGAGGGCCCCATTACTGCTAATAACTACCCAATCAG tGACACGGAAGCCTGGAGCCTCCGCCAGCAGCTGAATTCTGAAAATACCCAGGCAGCCTATGTCCTGGGCAACCCAACGATGCTGCCCTCATTCCCTGAGAACATCCTCTCCCAAGAGCAGTGTTCCAGCCCCAACCCACTCTTCACCCCAGCCCTGGGGGTTCCCAGAAGCACCAATTTCCCTAGTGCTCCAGAACTGGGTGCTGCCTCAACATCAGAAGAgcttccccaaccccccaaaGAGCTGGGTTTTAGCTACCTGGCATTCCCGTCTGGCTCTCAGCCTTCTCTTCAAGCAGACTTGAGCAAGGATCTTGTGTGCACCCCACCCTACACACCTCACCAGCCAGGAGGCTGTGCCTTCCTCTTCAGCCTCCACGAGCCCTTCCAGACCCACCTGTCCACTCCTTCCAGCTCTCTCCAAGAACAGCTGACTCCAAGCACCGCAACATTTTCTGATCAACTGACGCCCAGCAGTGCAACCTTCCCAGATCCACTGACCAGCCCACTTCAGGGCCAGCTGACCGAAACCTCAGCCAGAAGCTATGAAGATCAATTGACTCCCTGCACCTCTGCCTTCCCAGACCAGCTCCTTCCCAGCACTGCCACCTTCCCAGAGTCTCTGGGCAGCCCTGCCCATGAGCAGCTGACTCCTCCCAGCACAGCATTCCAAGCACACCTCAACAGCCCCAGCCAAACTTTCCCAGAGCAACTGAGCCCCAATCCCACCAAGACTTACTTCACCCAGGAGGGATGCAGTTTTCTCTATGAGAAGTTGCCCCCAAGTCCTAGCAGCCCTGGTAATGGGGACTGCACGCTCCTGGCCTTAGCCCAGCTGCGGGGACCCCTCTCTGTGGAcgtccctctggtgcccgaaggcCTGCTTACACCTGAGGCCTCTCCAGTCAAGCAGAGTTTCTTCCACTACTCTGAGAAGGAGCAGAATGAGATAGACCGCCTCATCCAGCAGATCAGCCAGTTGGCTCAGGGCATGGACAGGCCCTTCTCAGCTGAGGCTGGCACGGGTGGCCTGGAGCCACTTGGAGGTCTGGAGCCCCTGGACTCCAACCTGTCCCTTCCGGGGGCTGGTCCCCCTGTGCTCAGCCTGGACCTGAAACCCTGGAAATGCCAGGAGCTGGATTTCCTGGCTGACCCTGATAACATATTCCTGGAAGAGACGCCCGTGGAAGACATCTTCATGGATCTCTCTACCCCAGACCCCAATGGGGAATGGAGTTCAGGGGATCCTGAGGCAGCGGTCCCAGGAGGGGCCTCACCGCCTTGCAACAACCTGTCCCCAGAAGACCACAGCTTCCTGGAGGACCTGGCCACATACGAAACCGCCTTTGAGACAGGTGTCTCAGCGTTCCCCTACGATGGGTTTACTGATGAGTTGCATCAACTCCAGAGCCAAGTTCAAGACAGCTTCCACGAAG atggAAGTGGAGGGGAACCAACGTTTTGA